The proteins below are encoded in one region of Chiloscyllium punctatum isolate Juve2018m chromosome 9, sChiPun1.3, whole genome shotgun sequence:
- the slitrk6 gene encoding SLIT and NTRK-like protein 6 gives MLMDFNSTKMLTWILILSAVLVLINSQKADPSDKEVCENLCSCEERDGLLHINCQNRDITEISQIKPPQTCTYNLNIQENFVTTLYRNGFLKFKNALSLHLGKNNLQDLEAGIFTGLSSLKRLHINGNYLEVLREGTFRGLENLEFLQADNNLIHIIEPGAFSKLHRLKVLILNDNAISFLPTNIFRFVPLTHLDLRGNQLDSLPYVGLLEHIGRIMELQLEDNPWKCDCDLLPLRSWLENMPPQSNIGNVVCMHPFRLKSKVLTKTSITEICPMGSGTDFEEPRTSIHLVVTPVADSNHINIHNANKSVLKEPKNDPFIPQPDGQDDGKIPTTQPGSHPKSPCTTTCHCSTQPNVGQIMKCQERNIKSLTDLVPSPPHPIKLYLTDNVIQSVAKNDLLEYGSLDVLHLGNNRITLIEDGAFANLTNLHKMYLNGNGIVRLTKEMFIGLHCLQYLYLEHNIIKEILPGTFSVLPQLKVLYLNNNLLHSFPPHIFSGVPLLRLNLKHNHFMHLPVSNVIDQLEFLVQIDLEDNPWDCTCDLVSLKQWMEKLSKNVTVSEIMCESPEKFAKKDLKMLNNELICPGLINVPAAPTQSNDISLVTAATSTASSLLNSIMDTVPLSVLILSMLVVFILIVFSAAGIVVLVLHRRRRSKKKQKTTPVQDCSPLHVQYSVYGHKRTHHTEERPDGNIYEQHTINAIGPVCRSRPYNIRDVELENENKDGIEPKMIYRSHMMREKNSMLTGSKFSVTEQTPEFIPLCDPGSMYRNMLEKERELQQIGIAEYLKKNIPPLQSELDVRYPSRHEELKLMEAIMYSRPKKVVVEETKNEYFELKAKLQAEPDYLEVLEQQTALNQP, from the coding sequence ATGTTGATGGACTTTAATTCCACAAAAATGTTGACCTGGATTCTTATTCTAAGTGCAGTTTTAGTTTTAATCAATTCCCAGAAGGCAGATCCTTCCGATAAAGAAGTGTGTGAGAATCTGTGCTCCTGCGAAGAGAGAGATGGTTTGCTGCATATAAACTGTCAAAACAGAGACATTACTGAAATATCCCAAATAAAACCACCCCAGACATGTACCTATAATCTTAACATACAGGAAAACTTTGTTACCACATTATATCGCAATGGTTTTCTCAAATTTAAGAATGCTTTGTCATTACACCTGGGCAAAAATAACTTGCAAGACTTGGAGGCTGGCATTTTTACTGGCCTTAGTTCTCTGAAACGCTTACATATAAATGGTAACTACTTGGAAGTGCTACGAGAGGGCACATTTCGAGGACTGGAAAATTTGGAATTCCTTCAGGCAGACAATAATTTGATTCACATTATTGAGCCTGGCGCATTCAGCAAGCTGCACCGGTTAAAAGTACTCATCCTGAACGACAATGCAATCTCTTTTCTTCCCACCAATATCTTTCGCTTTGTGCCTCTGACCCATCTGGACCTTCGTGGAAATCAGTTAGATTCACTTCCTTATGTTGGTCTGCTGGAGCACATTGGCAGAATAATGGAGCTTCAGCTGGAAGATAACCCATGGAAATGCGACTGTGATTTATTGCCACTCAGATCGTGGCTAGAAAACATGCCTCCCCAGTCTAATATTGGCAATGTTGTTTGTATGCACCCATTTCGACTGAAAAGCAAGGTGTTAACTAAAACATCCATTACTGAGATTTGCCCAATGGGGTCTGGTACTGACTTTGAAGAGCCCAGAACTTCAATCCATTTAGTGGTAACTCCGGTTGCTGATAGCAATCACATCAATATTCACAATGCAAATAAATCTGTTCTTAAAGAACCTAaaaatgatccatttattccACAGCCTGATGGACAGGATGATGGTAAAATTCCTACAACACAGCCTGGATCGCATCCAAAATCACCCTGCACAACAACTTGCCATTGCAGTACACAACCAAATGTTGGGCAGATAATGAAATGTCAAGAAAGAAACATTAAGAGTTTAACGGACCTTGTGCCTAGTCCCCCACATCCAATAAAGCTTTATCTCACTGACAACGTTATCCAGTCTGTGGCAAAAAATGATCTCCTAGAATATGGCAGCTTGGATGTATTACATTTAGGCAACAATCGAATAACGCTAATTGAGGATGGTGCTTTTGCCAACCTCACCAATCTCCACAAGATGTATTTGAATGGAAATGGTATTGTAAGATTAACAAAAGAAATGTTCATTGGGCTCCATTGCCTCCAGTACTTGTATCTGGAACATAATATAATTAAAGAGATATTACCAGGAACGTTCAGTGTCTTACCACAGCTCAAGGTCTTATATTTGAATAATAACCTCCTTCATAGTTTTCCTCCACATATATTTTCTGGCGTTCCACTTTTACGGCTAAATCTTAAACATAACCATTTTATGCATCTTCCTGTAAGCAATGTGATTGATCAACTCGAGTTTCTAGTTCAAATTGATCTGGAAGACAATCCATGGGATTGCACTTGCGACTTGGTAAGCTTGAAACAATGGATGGAAAAACTCAGTAAAAATGTAACTGTGAGTGAGATTATGTGTGAATCTCCTGAGAAGTTCGCCAAGAAAGATTTGAAAATGTTAAATAATGAATTGATATGTCCTGGATTAATAAATGTCCCAGCCGCACCAACACAGTCAAATGATATCAGCCTAGTCACAGCAGCCACAAGTACAGCATCTAGCCTTCTGAATTCTATCATGGACACAGTGCCACTTTCTGTTTTGATTCTAAGTATGCTGGTGGTGTTCATTTTGATTGTATTTAGTGCAGCCGGAATAGTGGTCCTTGTGCTCCATCGTCGGAGGAGatcaaaaaagaaacaaaaaactaCTCCAGTGCAGGACTGCAGTCCGTTGCATGTTCAGTATAGTGTATATGGACACAAGAGGACCCACCATACAGAAGAAAGACCAGATGGAAATATATATGAGCAGCATACAATTAATGCAATTGGTCCAGTGTGCAGAAGCCGTCCTTACAACATTAGAGATGTAGAGCTGGAAAATGAAAACAAAGATGGAATTGAACCAAAAATGATATATAGGAGTCACATGATGAGAGAAAAGAATTCTATGCTCACAGGTTCCAAATTTAGTGTAACAGAGCAGACCCCAGAATTTATACCTCTCTGTGATCCTGGTTCAATGTATAGAAATATGCTtgagaaagaaagggagcttCAACAAATTGGAATTGCTGAATATTTGAAGAAAAATATCCCACCTCTACAATCAGAACTTGATGTTCGATATCCATCAAGACATGAAGAGCTGAAACTGATGGAAGCGATCATGTATTCGAGACCTAAAAAGGTTGTGGTGGAAGAGACAAAAAATGAGTATTTTGAGCTTAAAGCAAAACTGCAGGCTGAGCCTGACTACTTAGAGGTACTGGAACAACAGACAGCATTAAACCAACCATGA